A genomic region of Branchiostoma lanceolatum isolate klBraLanc5 chromosome 4, klBraLanc5.hap2, whole genome shotgun sequence contains the following coding sequences:
- the LOC136433785 gene encoding N-acetyllactosaminide beta-1,6-N-acetylglucosaminyl-transferase-like: MGVSHRRRVCLLLLVCLLVAALTLFLNPTTVKKKKKQDPIRNFHKSTRNRVVTDHNTSQESHHPKETRAERPVTWDTCIDFLQRNQSEVNISESRTALLHADHLHVAAASCVDYTQNLSSGMDTQDFPIAYILTVHKSAAQVELLLHSIYTPYNVYCIHVDKRSPSAFRAALSAVADCYDNVFISHRLESVVYGGYSRLQADLNCLHDLVESHVKWRYVINLAGQDFPLKTQNEIVAQLKVLCGQNDIPGVQSSSSIHSDRTGFVHEVVSTNDGEMSVVKTEKRKSPPPHNVTIYTGIAYYIASREFMSWVLKDKVARNLLEWSQDTYSPDEFYWATLNKLPAAPGGFSKPTWSSSIRAIKWVYFEGKQYPPCRGKYVRDVCVFGIGDLQWLINCHHLFANKFDLNFDPVVLQCLQELLKWRGEHPYDTRFNTKEFPRKDMPWLLR; encoded by the exons ATGGGTGTGTCCCACAGGAGGAGGGTGTGTCTGCTCCTACTGGTGTGTCTCCTGGTAGCCGCACTGACTCTCTTCTTAAACCCCACGactgtgaagaagaagaagaaacaagatCCTATCAGAAACTTTCACAAAAG CACCAGAAACAGAGTCGTGACTGACCACAACACAAGTCAAGAAAGTCACCACCCAAAAGAAACTCGAGCCGAAAGACCTGTCACCTGGGACACTTGCATTGACTTCCTGCAAAGGAACCAAAGTGAAGTAAACATTAGTGAGTCTAGGACAGCCCTGTTGCATGCTGATCACTTACATGTTGCTGCTGCAAGCTGTGTTGATTATACTCAAAATCTGTCATCTGGAATGGACACACAGGACTTTCCCATAGCATATATCCTCACTGTGCACAAGAGCGCTGCTCAGGTGGAACTGTTACTGCATTCCATCTACACTCCGTACAACGTATACTGCATTCACGTGGACAAACGGTCGCCGTCCGCATTCAGAGCTGCGCTGTCGGCAGTGGCGGACTGCTATGacaatgtttttatttcacatCGCCTGGAGTCCGTTGTGTACGGCGGGTACAGTAGGCTACAGGCAGACTTGAACTGTCTGCATGACTTGGTCGAGTCCCACGTGAAATGGCGCTACGTGATCAACCTGGCTGGACAGGACTTCCCGCTCAAGACGCAGAATGAGATTGTTGCGCAGCTGAAGGTGTTATGTGGGCAGAACGACATCCCCGGTGTCCAGTCTTCCAGCAGCATCCATAGTGACCGTACAGGCTTTGTACATGAGGTTGTATCCACTAAC GATGGGGAGATGTCAGTGGTTAAGACAGAAAAGAGgaaaagcccccctccccacaatgtGACCATTTACACCGGCATCGCATACTACATTGCCAGCCGCGAGTTCATGAGCTGGGTGCTGAAGGACAAGGTAGCCAGGAACCTGCTGGAGTGGTCTCAAGACACATACAG TCCAGACGAGTTTTACTGGGCTACCCTGAACAAGCTACCAGCAGCTCCTGGTGGATTCTCCAAACCCACGTGGTCGTCTTCCATCCGTGCCATCAAGTGGGTGTACTTCGAGGGCAAACAGTACCCGCCCTGTCGGGGGAAGTACGTGCGCGACGTGTGCGTGTTCGGCATCGGGGACCTGCAATGGCTGATCAACTGTCATCACCTGTTCGCCAACAAGTTTGACCTGAACTTTGACCCGGTCGTGCTGCAGTGTCTGCAGGAGCTGCTGAAGTGGAGGGGGGAACATCCGTATGATACCAGATTTAATACCAAGGAGTTTCCAAGGAAGGACATGCCATGGCTGCTGAGATAG
- the LOC136432007 gene encoding uncharacterized protein: MEVEQDEGEVNVTAGLQALSLSTPPTDREAQTLQGKVHNVTSPGSQDDVKEAFLHFTRSSTWHDTSAQQDGSHVITFAPLVSQEASMSAICKQWCGTVEAGKPYWLEIPPNQLLTMERSSPKPTQLTSLQVLDVANVSFGCFLDHSTYISHWTEASDDDSLDISLHLEHDIQSLSVYMSVDSPYSDVPGPTEKLIIPYTGIENFVLVCSRNREDTTLFFPLNSVPRCFKTKTITNMYEETYVQEDRILSFSSCTPDVMGSSSVLAVHITDSSADGSVTEDVLHRLQKVGFDVYFSSTRMETAPRATTGLKKVKDFADFSVTYALRCLLSRGYKVSDRALPSFFSSVEAAARQDPIATAAALHQVADAWVDGDCFCDLAAAFQTELEVARTVGQNDAEDLPDHYVYARKVVVTPTQMLFLKPEPIVENRVVREYGVDNFMRVAFRDEDFNKLTAPNPNSIKCVTTRVKDVLQRGITIGRRHFEYLGSSNSQMREHGCWMYATDEDETTTSDIRAWMGDLSHERCVATYVSRLGQFFSSSRDAVNVSVEDRSVALINDVKSSSRKYTFSDGIGKISAPLAEKVAEALGVTPVPSAFQIRYGGCKGVLAQDPTLGDTDLIHIRDSMKKFESEHKTLEVTSVTTPGTLSLNRQAITLLSGLGVPDEEFFKLQERVLNQLAEMLLLDWAAVKALSGARVGINFQALHKSGISLTTEPFFRSMLLAVYRNQMGELLRRTRIQLPAGEGRIMMGTMDETGKLQYGEVFIQYSRETDKAQAEKVVHQGQVTVTKNPCFHPGDMRRFAAVDVPELHHMVDCIVFPSRGPRPHPDEMSGSDLDGDMYFVTWREGLILPQENIPAMDFTAQPKKVLGRPVQVSDMIEFFAEYIRNDQLGLIANAHLVHADKETKGIFSQKCMELARLHSDAVDFPKTGQCPELKRDLRPDKYPDFMMKSDKPQYRSEKIIGKLFRQCQALDKAQLFSPDPVVEDDGVDQDLIREGFESYTDDAQTQLNIYNTKLRSIMSLYGISSEGEVVSGCILKVKQRLGLLKNERFEVTEYVRARFKTLWRKTRAEFFKQFEEEDSSADRRKQEQLKKASAWYMVTYSDDYDNKPQGASPKLLSFPWVVHDVLRGLKKSTYGLEPEQVYQEDTNKAVASISKSVMGHSHLQLTRIEEARTKQEELFRKIRTEVERAVDGVKLTLIGPGLTRVCNDNSTVEIFISREGGVGEDVFDPEMLSTVANVVKSKFKDATHVKAGEGLTFLFKTAPRTKSTVHLTSTLLYLRRSAYINLHTARRPDLLAVLHVLMDWARKFRICGKSRDDIVPEEVLTLLFLSFSETHGFIPKVLDPDVQAESEAIIIGSHSMPPEGDKSTVNGVLLPKFFEHFSSISKRELLTLPDPSMRGSRPLLEHISQAKEKKLRDNMLHAYHDVAQSAGVLGLLGKQMTTPGHLLLNLSRESFGSVMHSEEFNAFRLSDKTGAQVAIRRRMFRDTVGLILEAWGDQEALRRLEEEVEQMEMKSKHVVPSFDLRKSFVEGGHIIVSEGFTSPHDKIRLVPYHGERNPDHDNKVVSSPYLLEREQYNTWKDGADLDLFLKTLQRQGNCINDEYTESMHGELRAIARYGNVYVYNTGHLSPTMTVEEFDRDLNKGHRTADDFFSGASADSRGSYRGRGRGRGRGKERGGRGRGRPFIDPFMRQSFIPSAATRDVLQKFMETFNFEEFTRTEKYNVSCRLERRVENTIILDKDLNFLEFRQPDVKWMALDQEPCLSIRDRHPLQASVASHSEGRRIGEERGVQEIPGPRLQSVGARAQVPQCVLSLTLFSYGLRGLHGEPNLQIHPAYIGKVHFARRKLIRRFRAAGDVQHSRFRTEVEVRLTEVCEYSRPDSNGRFISVIPERQEVTVIPPLPDWTSPEEVEAFAREYWQFCLELGDTLYP; the protein is encoded by the exons ATGGAGGTAGAACAAGACGAAGGCGAAGTAAATGTCACAGCCGGATTGCAGGCTCTTTCTCTCTCGACCCCACCGACTGATCGGGAGGCACAAACGCTTCAAGGAAAGGTCCACAACGTCACTAGTCCTGGGTCGCAGGACGACGTCAAAGAGGCGTTCCTACACTTCACACGGAGTTCCACCTGGCATGACACTTCAGCCCAGCAGGACGGGTCGCATGTCATCACATTTGCCCCCCTTGTGTCCCAAGAAGCGAGCATGTCCGCCATTTGCAAGCAATGGTGCGGCACCGTGGAAGCGGGGAAGCCCTACTGGCTGGAGATCCCCCCGAATCAGCTGCTGACGATGGAGCGATCGTCACCCAAGCCGACACAACTCACGTCTTTGCAAGTCCTAGATGTGGCCAATGTCTCTTTCGGGTGTTTCCTCGACCACAGCACCTACATCAGCCACTGGACGGAGGCGTCTGATGACGACTCGCTGGACATCTCGCTGCACCTGGAGCACGACATCCAGTCCTTGTCCGTGTACATGTCTGTCGACTCTCCGTACAGTGACGTCCCAGGTCCGACAGAGAAGCTCATCATCCCCTACACCGGCATTGAGAATTTCGTCCTCGTGTGTTCTCGCAATAGAGAAGACACGACGCTGTTCTTTCCACTCAATAGTGTGCCGCGGTGTTTCAAAACGAAGACAATCACAAACATGTATGAGGAAACGTACGTCCAAGAGGACAGGATCCTATCCTTCTCCTCCTGCACTCCAGACGTCATGGGCTCCAGCTCGGTACTAGCCGTGCACATTACCGACAGCTCGGCGGACGGCTCCGTCACAGAGGACGTGCTTCACAGACTGCAAAAGGTCGGCTTTGACGTCTACTTTTCCTCGACAAGAATGGAAACGGCACCTCGAGCGACAACTGGTCTGAAGAAAGTCAAAGACTTCGCGGACTTTTCTGTGACGTATGCCTTGCGCTGCCTGCTGTCGAGGGGGTACAAAGTCTCCGACCGTGCCCTGCCGTCCTTTTTCTCCAGCGTGGAGGCAGCTGCGAGACAAGACCCCATAGCTACAGCTGCCGCCCTTCACCAGGTGGCGGACGCGTGGGTCGACGGCGACTGCTTCTGTGACTTGGCGGCGGCGTTCCAAACAGAGCTGGAGGTGGCACGCACTGTCGGCCAAAACGACGCAGAGGACCTCCCCGACCACTACGTCTACGCGAGAAAGGTGGTGGTCACGCCCACGCAAATGTTGTTCCTCAAACCCGAGCCCATCGTCGAGAACAGGGTGGTCCGAGAGTACGGCGTAGACAACTTCATGCGCGTCGCTTTCCGAGACGAGGACTTCAACAAGCTCACGGCTCCGAACCCTAACTCCATCAAGTGTGTGACAACACGGGTGAAAGACGTCCTCCAGAGAGGCATCACGATCGGAAGGCGCCACTTCGAGTATCTCGGATCCTCAAACAGCCAGATGAGGGAGCACGGGTGTTGGATGTACGCGACTGATGAGGACGAGACGACGACGTCGGATATCCGCGCCTGGATGGGTGACCTGTCACACGAGCGCTGCGTGGCCACCTACGTCTCACGACTGGGGCAGTTCTTCTCCTCTTCTCGGGACGCCGTCAACGTCAGCGTCGAGGATCGAAGTGTCGCCTTAATCAATGACGTCAAGTCAAGTTCAAGGAAGTACACGTTCTCCGACGGCATCGGGAAGATCTCCGCCCCACTTGCTGAGAAG GTCGCGGAGGCTCTGGGTGTCACCCCCGTCCCCTCTGCCTTCCAAATCCGGTACGGCGGCTGTAAGGGCGTGCTGGCACAGGATCCCACCCTGGGGGACACGGACCTCATCCACATCCGGGACAGCATGAAGAAGTTCGAGTCGGAGCACAAAACTCTCGAGGTCACGTCAGTAACTACGCCAG GTACGCTCAGCTTGAACAGACAGGCCATCACACTGCTGTCCGGTCTCGGCGTGCCTGACGAGGAGTTCTTCAAGTTACAGGAGCGCGTGCTCAACCAGCTGGCGGAGATGCTGCTCCTGGACTGGGCGGCTGTCAAGGCGCTGTCCGGTGCCCGGGTGGGAATTAA TTTCCAGGCCCTCCACAAAAGTGGCATCTCTCTGACTACGGAACCGTTCTTCCGGTCGATGCTATTGGCTGTCTACCGGAATCAGATGGGCGAACTCCTCCGGCGAACCAGGATACAA CTACCTGCGGGAGAGGGCCGGATCATGATGGGGACGATGGACGAAACTGGCAAGTTACAGTACGGAGAAGTTTTCATCCAGTACTCACGGGAAACAGACAAGGCACAGGCCGAGAAAGTCGTCCATCAAGGCCAGGTCACCGTCACAAAGAACCCCTGCTTCCACCCCGGAGACATGCGGAGGTTCGCGGCCGTGGACGTGCCGGAGCTTCACCACATGGTCGACTGCATCGTCTTCCCCTCGCGGGGACCTCGTCCCCACCCCGACGAGATGTCCGGGTCGGACCTGGACGGCGACATGTACTTCGTGACGTGGAGAGAAGGCCTCATCCTGCCGCAAGAGAACATCCCAGCCATGGACTTCACCGCGCAGCCGAAGAAAGTTCTTGGCCGGCCCGTACAAGTGTCGGACATGATCGAGTTCTTTGCCGAGTACATCAGGAACGATCAGCTGGGGCTGATTGCAAACGCCCATCTCGTCCATGCGGACAAGGAAACAAAGGGCATCTTCTCACAGAAGTGTATGGAATTAGCCCGGCTCCATTCAGACGCGGTGGACTTCCCGAAGACCGGCCAGTGCCCCGAGCTGAAGAGAGACCTCAGACCCGACAAGTATCCCGACTTCATGATGAAATCAGACAAGCCACAATATCGGTCTGAGAAGATCATCGGGAAGCTGTTCCGCCAGTGTCAGGCATTGGATAAAGCTCAGCTCTTCAGCCCTGACCCTGTTGTGGAGGACGACGGAGTCGACCAAGACTTGATCCGCGAGGGGTTTGAGTCTTATACGGACGATGCACAGACGCAACTGAACATCTACAACACCAAGCTAAGGTCTATCATGTCTTTGTATGGCATAAGCAGTGAGGGAGAGGTGGTGTCAGGCTGCATTTTGAAGGTCAAACAGCGACTGGGTCTCCTGAAGAACGAACGTTTCGAGGTCACTGAATACGTCAGGGCGAGGTTCAAGACTCTTTGGAGGAAGACTCGCGCCGAGTTTTTCAAGCAGTTCGAAGAGGAGGACTCGTCAGCAGACAGACGTAAGCAAGAACAGCTGAAGAAGGCCTCGGCTTGGTACATGGTCACCTATTCTGAcgactacgacaacaaaccccAAGGTGCATCGCCAAAACTTCTCAGCTTTCCCTGGGTGGTGCATGACGTACTGAGAGGTCTGAAGAAGAGTACTTACGGTCTGGAACCAGAACAAGTCTACCAGGAAGACACGAACAAGGCCGTGGCGTCCATATCAAAAAGCGTAATGGGACACTCTCATTTGCAGCTCACACGAATCGAAGAGGCCCGAACGAAACAGGAAGAACTCTTTCGAAAGATACGGACTGAAGTTGAGCGAGCTGTGGACGGCGTCAAACTCACCCTTATAGGTCCCGGTCTGACGAGGGTTTGTAACGACAACTCAACAGTTGAAATCTTTATTTCACGAGAGGGCGGCGTAGGGGAAGACGTCTTCGACCCGGAAATGCTCAGCACAGTTGCCAATGTAGTCAAATCTAAATTCAAGGACGCCACGCACGTCAAAGCAGGAGAAGGACTGACTTTTCTGTTTAAAACAGCACCAAGAACAAAGTCGACAGTCCACCTCACGTCCACGCTGCTCTACCTGAGGAGGTCTGCTTACATCAACCTCCACACTGCCCGGCGGCCGGACCTACTGGCGGTGCTGCACGTACTAATGGACTGGGCACGGAAGTTTCGCATCTGCGGAAAGAGCAGAGACGACATCGTCCCGGAGGAGGTTCTCACTCTGCTGTTTCTGAGCTTCTCAGAAACACACGGCTTTATTCCAAAGGTCCTAGACCCTGACGTCCAGGCTGAAAGCGAGGCGATCATCATAGGCAGCCACTCAATGCCACCAGAAGGTGATAAGTCCACCGTTAATGGAGTTTTGCTGCCGAAGTTCTTTGAACACTTCAGCTCCATCTCCAAGAGGGAGCTGCTGACGCTACCAGATCCGTCGATGAGGGGATCCCGTCCGTTGCTTGAGCACATCTCCCAGGCTAAGGAGAAGAAGCTGCGAGACAACATGCTGCACGCCTACCACGACGTGGCACAGTCTGCCGGTGTGCTCGGCCTTCTCGGCAAGCAGATGACAACACCAGGCCACCTTCTTCTGAACTTGTCTCGGGAAAGTTTCGGTTCTGTCATGCACTCGGAAGAGTTCAACGCATTTCGCCTCTCGGACAAGACGGGAGCCCAGGTCGCCATCAGGCGCCGCATGTTCCGCGACACGGTCGGCCTCATCCTCGAGGCGTGGGGCGATCAGGAGGCGCTCAGGCGACTCGAAGAGGAGGTCGAACAGATggaaatgaaatcaaaacaTGTCGTGCCCTCGTTCGATCTTCGTAAATCGTTCGTAGAAGGAGGCCACATCATAGTGTCTGAAGGCTTTACATCGCCACACGACAAGATTAGGCTCGTGCCTTATCATGGGGAGAGAAATCCCGACCATGACAACAAGGTAGTATCATCACCTTACCTGTTGGAAAGGGAGCAGTACAATACGTGGAAGGACGGCGCCGATCTTGATTTATTCCTCAAAACCTTGCAGCGACAGGGTAACTGTATAAACGATGAATACACCGAATCAATGCATGGCGAACTGCGGGCGATCGCTCGCTATGGCAACGTGTACGTGTACAACACGGGACATTTGTCGCCAACGATGACCGTTGAAGAGTTCGACCGTGACTTGAACAAGGGTCATCGGACTGCTGATGACTTCTTCAGCGGTGCCAGCGCCGACTCCCGTGGTTCATACCGAGGCAGAGGCCGGGGGCGTGGCAGGGGGAAGGAGAGAGGAGGACGGGGGAGGGGAAGGCCCTTTATAGATCCATTTATGCGTCAGTCTTTTATCCCGTCCGCGGCCACGAGGGACGTCCTGCAGAAATTCATGGAGACGTTCAACTTTGAGGAGTTCACGCGAACAGAGAAATACAACGTGTCGTGTAGGTTGGAGCGGCGCGTGGAAAACACCATCATCCTCGACAAGGATCTGAACTTCCTCGAGTTTCGCCAGCCCGATGTGAAGTGGATGGCGTTGGACCAAGAGCCATGCCTATCCATTCGGGACCGACATCCGCTTCAAGCTTCAGTCGCGTCGCATTCTGAGGGGAGACGAATTGGAGAAGAGCGAGGCGTACAAGAAATTCCTGGACCCAGACTACAAAGTGTTGGAGCAAGGGCACAG GTACCACAATGTGTCTTGTCCCTCACGTTATTCAGCTATGGCCTTCGAGGCCTCCATGGAGAACCGAACCTCCAGATCCACCCTGCCTACATAGGCAAGGTCCACTTCGCCCGGAGAAAGCTCATCCGGCGGTTCCGGGCAGCTGGTGACGTTCAGCACAGCCGCTTCCGGACGGAGGTGGAG GTACGCCTGACCGAGGTGTGCGAGTACTCTCGCCCGGACTCCAACGGACGTTTCATCAGCGTCATCCCCGAGCGGCAGGAGGTCACGGTCATCCCGCCCCTGCCCGACTGGACCAGCCCCGAGGAGGTGGAGGCCTTCGCGCGGGAGTATTGGCAGTTTTGTCTCGAACTCGGAGACACCTTGTATCCGTaa
- the LOC136433784 gene encoding interferon-induced GTP-binding protein Mx3-like: MAAGNACLPLSLNYQEKVRPFIDLVDELRANGLDRDVSLPSVVVIGDQSAGKSSTLEAISGVQLPRGSGIVTRCPLELRLKKSQEKGAPWKGCIRYVKDKKDVRFDVDTPGNVGEAVKEAQNDLAGTTNGISDSLITLDVESPDIPDLTLIDLPGIARIAVEGQPMDIGQQIKDLISKYIQKRDTIILAVVPCNVDIATTEALKMAQEVDTDGSRTLGVLTKPDLIDLGTEKGVLEILNNEKYKLRKGYTIIKCRGQMDIDKGMSLQEAMDKEQSYFKSHEHFKFVYNEKKAGVKTLAGRLSTELVEQIKKSIPSLKEDVKTKLAATRRDLHHMGVGVPQEPNKRILFLTDLLRHFVDDLQKTAKGDLTGVHLTKPRPKKMKKTRKHLFGDARDAYKRLATTMNELMPDNGMLEAIKNAIIENRGRELPRFMCYPVCEAIIREHLLNFKDPASECLQEVSELVESVSTALSNAHFQAFQGLNWEIKGKMNELRLKHTSRAEEAVDQIFAMEKLVFTQDSIFIQSVTETEAKDKLVRSLVSACRTQSQQADEAKEAEQMLMTVYSYFKVAIQRMKDMIPMAINLHLLENLTKDITSQVNLMAAYPDQTLKLLEEDPDSAERRSMLEEKLKRLLKANQELAKFN; encoded by the exons ATGGCGGCGGGAAACGCATGTTTGCCGCTTTCTCTGAACTACCAGGAGAAGGTCCGACCCTTTATCGACCTGGTGGACGAGCTGAGGGCCAACGGGCTGGATCGGGATGTCTCCCTGCCCTCTGTGGTGGTTATCGGGGACCAGAGCGCCGGCAAGAGTTCCACCTTGGAGGCCATCTCAGGTGTACAACTTCCCAGGGGCAGCG GGATTGTGACAAGGTGTCCACTGGAGTTACGTCTGAAAAAGAGCCAGGAAAAAGGCGCCCCTTGGAAGGGATGCATCCGTTATGTCAAAGATAAGAAAGACGTAAGATTCGATGTGGACACACCGGGAAATGTGGGAGAAGCTGTAAAGGAAG CCCAGAATGACTTGGCGGGTACCACCAACGGCATTAGTGACAGTTTGATCACCCTGGACGTGGAGAGCCCGGACATTCCCGACCTGACCCTGATTGACCTGCCTGGGATTGCACGCATTGCAGTGGAAGGGCAGCCAATGGACATCGGACAACAG ATTAAAGATCTGATCAGCAAGTATATTCAGAAGAGGGACACCATCATCTTGGCTGTGGTACCATGTAACGTGGACATCGCTACCACTGAGGCTCTGAAGATGGCACAGGAGGTGGATACGGACGGGAGCAGGACTCTGG GTGTTCTTACTAAGCCTGATCTGATAGATCTTGGGACAGAAAAGGGTGTCCTGGAGATTTTGAACAACGAAAAGTACAAACTCAGAAAGGGGTACACCATCATCAAGTGCAGGGGACAGATGGACATTGACAAAGGGATGTCGCTACAAGAGGCTATGGACAAGGAACAGAGCTATTTCAAGTCCCACGAACACTTCAA GTTTGTATACAATGAGAAGAAGGCAGGAGTCAAGACCCTTGCTGGGAGATTGTCAACTGAGTTGGTTGAACAGATCAAG AAATCCATCCCATCCCTGAAGGAAGATGTGAAGACCAAGCTGGCAGCCACTCGTCGGGACCTCCATCACATGGGCGTGGGTGTCCCACAAGAACCCAATAAAAGGATTCTGTTTCTCACAGAT CTGTTGCGGCATTTTGTAGACGACTTGCAAAAGACCGCTAAGGGGGACCTCACTGGAGTACATCTTACTAAGCCTCGTccgaaaaagatgaagaaaacacGCAAGCATCTCTTTGGTGATGCGAGAGATGCTTATAAAAGGCTTGCAACAACTATGAATGAACTGATGCCAG ATAACGGTATGCTGGAAGCAATAAAGAATGCAATCATCGAGAACCGTGGCCGTGAGCTGCCCCGCTTCATGTGCTACCCTGTCTGCGAGGCCATCATCCGCGAACACCTGCTGAACTTCAAGGATCCTGCGTCTGAGTGCCTGCAGGAAGTCAGTGAGCTGGTGGAGAGTGTCTCTACAGCACTGTCGAATGCTCATTTTCAGGCGTTCCAGGGGCTCAACTGGGAGATCAAG GGAAAAATGAATGAGCTCCGTCTAAAACATACATCAAGGGCAGAAGAAGCCGTGGACCAGATCTTCGCAATGGAGAAACTCGTGTTCACACAGGACAGCATCTTCATCCAGAGTGTTACA GAAACGGAGGCAAAAGACAAACTTGTCAGGTCCCTGGTGTCGGCATGCAGAACTCAGAGCCAGCAAGCTGATGAGGCAAAGGAGGCTGAACAGATGCTGATGACTGTTTATTCATATTTCAAG GTTGCCATTCAGCGTATGAAAGACATGATACCAATGGCCATAAACTTGCACCTTCTGGAGAACCTCACAAAAGACATCACTTCCCAG